The nucleotide window attttcagACAAAGCACCTGATCTAACACGACGAAGTTCTTGCATATGACCACCAACACCTAGAAGCATACCCATATGAACACATAAAGTTCTCATATAAGTACCAGCTTCACAAGAAGCCCAAAATACACCCAAATTTCTCTTATTATCGAATTCAATCAAGTTGGAATCATAAATAGTACGAACACGTAATTGACGCTTAACAGCAGAAATTAAAGGTGGTCTTTGGAATAGGGCACCAGTTAAGTTTTCTAGAGAACGGCCTAAATCTTTTTCGTCTTTTAAGGCATCATGTAATCTGACGATACACACGTACTCCTTACCGGCACCTTGTTGGGACTTAACCAATCTAGTAGCTCTATCAACACAAACGATTAAACAACCAGTAACTTTTGGATCTAAAGTACCGGAATGACCAGTCTTTTCACAACGCAAGATACGCTTAATCCAAGCGACAACTTCATGAGAAGATGGGTTGGATGGTTTATCTAAGTTAATAACACCGGAACTGATGTATGATTTCAAGTCTCTCTTTAATGGGGAAGCACCGGTAGGGATTGGAGTATAATGTCCACTTCTTACTAGCAACTTATCgtaatctttcaaaagCAATGGCCATTCAGATGTGTTGGCGGAGGCACCAGTGGCTTCTGGGGTAATAACAAAGTCTTTAGACATTTCTAGAGTCTTCTATGGATGAATTTCTGTGACTGGAAGTGAGTAGTTGTACTATATCAGTACTAGTGAGTTTAATAGccataataataatttttcacttctCATCgagatgaaaatttttccaaaaaaaatattgttggGCGGGTAACGGTTTTGGACAGtattgaatataatgatTAACAAATGATAGAGGTGCTGTGCTGTGTCACAATTGTGTTGGGATAACTATATATATCTCTGAAGACCACTAGCAAGTTGAAGATGTGCCCGTGGGAAGCAAGTACGTAGGGatatatattgaaaagttaTGGAAAATTATAAATTAACGCCGTCTCAATGGAAAGTAATAGACTTCCCTTATAATGCATCCTCCACTTTAAAGATAATCGCTGGTCCTGGTTCAGGAAAGACCCTTACTCTATTGCACaagattcattatttgatccAATCGGGACAACTTCGACCCAACGAGGTGTTGGTCTTATCATTGACCAATAAAGCTGTGgataatattattgataatCTGTTATCGATCTTTGAGTTGAATAATGTAGAAGAACATCCTCCCGCCATATTGAAAGAGTTAGTGGAACAAATCGGTGTGTATACAATTCATGGTTTAGCCAATCGAGTTGTTGTAGAAAATGAGGGATTAATTActattattgaagaaaatggttGGAGAGGTCTGTTAAAATTATTACCGACAGATTTTTGGCAAAATAGAAGATTGAATAGCAATGGACTAACGAGAGAATTACAAGCTGCcttgaatgaatttaaGAGCAAGAATGCTATCtctaaaaataataaaagcACCAAAAAGCAAGATGAAGTCATTGAAAAGCTAGTCACTATTATGAACAACGGTAAAGTCTTAACGaatgatgatttgattCTCAGAGCCACTGAGTACTTATCTAGAATTGCCACCCCCTCGACCATCGAGAATGAAATTTCGGAGGAATCGTTCACCCAGGCGTTGAAATCGAAATACAAAGTGATCTTAATTGATGAGTATCAAGATCTATATCCATCGTTACTGCCGATTATACAAAAGGTTTCATCCGAAAAACAATTGATAATGTTTGGTGATACGAATCAGAGTATTTATGGATTTCTAGGGGATAATTCAGAAGTAATAACTGCTCTTGATAAGCTTCACCTGACCAATTCACAGACTCTCCACCTTTATGATAACTTTCGATGCACACcagaaataataaattccGCCAACAGAATTCTGTCAAACCATCATCAGGGACATTCAACAGCTGAAGATTTGGTCTTAAAGAAGCCATCTGGTGTTGCCCCCCAAATACACGAATTCGTTGATCCATTagatgaattagaatttCTCGTAGATAACATTACACAATCTGTTTGTTCTTCTGCTAAATTTTCCGACATTGCCATACTTTCAAGGACAAACAAGCATATTCAAACCATATCTGAACATCTTACCTCGTATGGAATTCCTTTTGAGAAATTGACGGTGCAACCGGATTGGTTGAGTGATACGAGgattcaatttattataGATCTGTTGAAAGTTGCCTTATTATCATTCAAGGGGGAGCATGCAGAGGATAGAATGGAAAAGCTGGAATATAAGTGGCAAAGTGATTTCAATGTCATTGTCACTTTGAGTGCTATAAAGGGAATAGGGAACAAATCCATTCAAATGTTGTATTCAGCATGCAATGCAAGGAAATGCTCATTATGGGAGTACATTTCGTGCgtttccaaagaagaatggCCATCTACTGTATCtaataagaagaaggtggAAAATTATACTTCTTTGTTAAAGCCCTTGATTAAAGACGGTAAGATATGCGATTTAGACGAACCAAGTATTTTACTGAAGGAGATAGTTTCCATAATCAATGATTTAGACTACGAtcctttaaaatttcaaacaaccaaagatatggaaattttcaaaaagaatTTAGGGGAAATGTTTAAGATTATGAAATTGTCCAAATCAAATCAACCGCAGGATCATCCTATATTTGTCGAGTGGTTCCTGGAGACGTATTTTGATCAAAGTTTAATATTCCACAGGgccaaattggaaagtgAATTAGATGATGGGAGTTTGGGATCGGTCAAATTATCTACGATTCACTCATCCAAAGGGTTAGAGTTTCCTATTGTATATTTAGCCGGTGGTCCCATGGGGCTCAGTTACCCGATAGAGGATAAATCTCTGTATGTTGGTATGACGAGGGCTAGAAATTtgttatatttattaaacaCTAAACATGGAAGGCTTGGAGAACCTACTAATAAAAGTATGTCTCCATTATTGAACAATGAACCGttttggaattattatAATCTCGATATGAAAAGAATACATGCTAATCCTTCACG belongs to Naumovozyma castellii chromosome 3, complete genome and includes:
- the HMI1 gene encoding ATP-dependent 3'-5' DNA helicase (ancestral locus Anc_3.101), with protein sequence MENYKLTPSQWKVIDFPYNASSTLKIIAGPGSGKTLTLLHKIHYLIQSGQLRPNEVLVLSLTNKAVDNIIDNLLSIFELNNVEEHPPAILKELVEQIGVYTIHGLANRVVVENEGLITIIEENGWRGLLKLLPTDFWQNRRLNSNGLTRELQAALNEFKSKNAISKNNKSTKKQDEVIEKLVTIMNNGKVLTNDDLILRATEYLSRIATPSTIENEISEESFTQALKSKYKVILIDEYQDLYPSLLPIIQKVSSEKQLIMFGDTNQSIYGFLGDNSEVITALDKLHLTNSQTLHLYDNFRCTPEIINSANRILSNHHQGHSTAEDLVLKKPSGVAPQIHEFVDPLDELEFLVDNITQSVCSSAKFSDIAILSRTNKHIQTISEHLTSYGIPFEKLTVQPDWLSDTRIQFIIDLLKVALLSFKGEHAEDRMEKLEYKWQSDFNVIVTLSAIKGIGNKSIQMLYSACNARKCSLWEYISCVSKEEWPSTVSNKKKVENYTSLLKPLIKDGKICDLDEPSILLKEIVSIINDLDYDPLKFQTTKDMEIFKKNLGEMFKIMKLSKSNQPQDHPIFVEWFLETYFDQSLIFHRAKLESELDDGSLGSVKLSTIHSSKGLEFPIVYLAGGPMGLSYPIEDKSLYVGMTRARNLLYLLNTKHGRLGEPTNKSMSPLLNNEPFWNYYNLDMKRIHANPSRLFNSNIIRYNKIGGKFGLGKRTFMTYLRPTFKLCKYLL